Proteins co-encoded in one Candidatus Nomurabacteria bacterium genomic window:
- a CDS encoding bifunctional 5,10-methylenetetrahydrofolate dehydrogenase/5,10-methenyltetrahydrofolate cyclohydrolase produces MLVDGKAIAADILATVQEDVMAFKRAPRLSAITAAPNFETKKYLEMKRAKAAAVGITLNVIELPADVSTAAAVACVHEAAAQSDGVVVQLPFPAQVDRVALLAAVPVEKDPDGFRYGEVPGACFSPVVGAIDEISKRYEVAWAGKRVVVLGEGILVGRPAAAYARECGAKVTVLTKETYSPALLQSADIIISGIGQPHFITKDLVQSGVVVFDAGTSEEGGVLVGDAAAAVAEVASLLTPVPGGIGPITIAYLLRNVVALAKGDT; encoded by the coding sequence AAAGAGCGCCGCGGCTTTCGGCTATCACGGCTGCACCTAACTTTGAAACCAAAAAGTATCTTGAGATGAAACGCGCAAAAGCCGCGGCAGTAGGCATTACTCTTAATGTCATTGAGTTGCCGGCTGATGTTTCAACCGCGGCAGCTGTTGCTTGTGTGCACGAGGCCGCCGCTCAGTCCGATGGAGTAGTGGTACAGCTGCCGTTTCCCGCTCAGGTTGATCGGGTGGCACTTCTTGCGGCTGTGCCGGTCGAGAAAGATCCTGATGGTTTTCGCTACGGAGAAGTGCCAGGCGCTTGTTTTTCGCCGGTAGTAGGTGCGATTGATGAGATAAGCAAGCGATATGAGGTAGCGTGGGCAGGGAAAAGAGTAGTGGTGCTTGGTGAAGGGATTCTGGTCGGCCGGCCGGCCGCAGCGTATGCACGAGAATGCGGTGCGAAGGTGACTGTGCTCACCAAAGAGACGTATAGTCCAGCTTTGTTACAGTCGGCCGATATTATCATCAGTGGCATTGGCCAGCCGCACTTTATCACTAAAGACCTGGTACAGTCTGGCGTGGTTGTGTTTGATGCTGGTACTTCAGAAGAGGGTGGTGTACTGGTTGGTGACGCTGCTGCTGCAGTGGCGGAGGTCGCTTCGCTTCTTACACCCGTGCCGGGTGGCATCGGGCCAATCACTATTGCATACTTGCTTAGAAACGTCGTCGCCTTAGCAAAGGGTGATACATAG
- the secD gene encoding protein translocase subunit SecD, with the protein MSSKSEQSSAGSAAFLRWFRALVVVGVMVWLASSVYQNATTEDAAHPFKLGLDLAGGSHLVYEADVTGIDQQDVPDLMNVLRDVIERRVNVFGVSEPIVQIESSSFVTDEPKQRLVVELPGVTDVGEAVAEIGKTPLLEFKLYSEELAQQQAALESLGSLSSSTASSGAVIGTVKVNGEEIDTTADTEGDEPFIDTGLTGRYLETATLAFAGANSGQLANEPMVQVKFTDEGAALFEQITSEHVGEQLGIFLDGELLSAPRINERISGGTAVISGNFTPDEARALAQNLSFGALPVPIVLQSTQTIGASLGSEVLGHGMEAGMLGLTFVIAFMLLWYRLPGLVAGAALLSYVVLMLALFQLVPVTLTAAGLAGFVLSLGMAVDANVLVFERMKEEFRHGESSRLAAQSGFARAWSAIRDGNITSLLSAIILFWFGTSMVKGFALVFGMGVLVSMFSALVVTRTLLIALPEVRRERGGIMAFLFGSGFSK; encoded by the coding sequence ATGTCTAGTAAATCAGAACAATCATCAGCTGGATCCGCCGCATTTTTGCGTTGGTTTCGTGCATTGGTGGTCGTGGGAGTGATGGTGTGGCTCGCTTCTTCGGTGTATCAGAACGCCACCACAGAGGATGCTGCGCACCCGTTTAAGCTTGGTCTCGATTTGGCCGGTGGTTCACACTTGGTCTATGAGGCCGATGTAACTGGTATCGACCAGCAGGATGTGCCAGATCTTATGAATGTTCTACGCGATGTAATTGAGCGTCGTGTGAACGTATTTGGTGTATCTGAGCCGATTGTGCAAATTGAGAGCAGTAGCTTTGTGACCGATGAACCAAAGCAGCGACTTGTTGTTGAGCTGCCAGGTGTTACGGATGTCGGTGAAGCGGTGGCCGAAATAGGCAAAACTCCTCTTCTTGAGTTTAAGCTCTATAGTGAAGAACTGGCGCAGCAACAAGCAGCTCTTGAAAGTCTTGGCTCACTCTCAAGCAGCACCGCTTCCTCTGGTGCAGTAATCGGTACGGTGAAGGTAAATGGTGAAGAGATTGACACCACTGCTGACACAGAAGGCGATGAGCCATTCATCGATACTGGACTGACTGGTCGGTATCTCGAAACGGCTACGCTCGCCTTTGCGGGCGCAAACAGTGGACAGCTTGCAAACGAGCCAATGGTACAGGTGAAATTTACTGACGAAGGAGCAGCGCTCTTTGAGCAGATTACATCTGAGCATGTCGGTGAGCAGCTGGGTATTTTCCTGGATGGTGAATTGCTTTCAGCGCCACGTATCAACGAACGAATTAGTGGGGGCACTGCAGTGATTTCTGGCAACTTTACCCCTGATGAAGCGCGTGCATTAGCGCAAAATTTAAGCTTTGGTGCACTGCCGGTGCCAATTGTATTGCAGAGCACTCAGACTATCGGCGCTTCGCTCGGTTCTGAGGTGCTTGGTCACGGAATGGAGGCTGGAATGCTCGGACTTACTTTTGTGATTGCTTTTATGCTTCTGTGGTATCGCTTGCCTGGACTAGTGGCTGGTGCAGCGCTCTTGTCGTATGTAGTGCTAATGCTGGCGTTGTTCCAGCTTGTTCCCGTGACACTCACAGCAGCAGGCTTGGCTGGTTTTGTGCTTTCGCTTGGTATGGCTGTAGATGCCAATGTGCTTGTCTTTGAGCGCATGAAAGAAGAGTTTCGTCACGGTGAATCAAGTCGCTTGGCCGCTCAGTCTGGCTTTGCTCGTGCGTGGAGCGCCATTCGCGATGGTAACATCACGAGTTTGCTGTCAGCGATCATTCTCTTTTGGTTTGGTACATCAATGGTAAAAGGCTTCGCTCTCGTGTTTGGTATGGGTGTGCTCGTATCGATGTTCTCTGCTTTGGTGGTGACACGAACACTCCTCATTGCGCTTCCTGAAGTGCGACGCGAGCGAGGTGGTATCATGGCCTTTTTATTCGGTAGTGGTTTCAGTAAGTAA